Proteins co-encoded in one Kocuria flava genomic window:
- a CDS encoding L-serine ammonia-lyase — MALSVLDLFSVGIGPSSSHTVGPMRAARRFAEGLRADGLLDQVARVQSELYGSLGATGWGHGSDKAVVLGLLGEDPETVDTDTADDTVRTTGERGELLLAGVRPVPFDRSGDVVLHRRKSLPAHPNGMTFRALGADGQVLRERTYYSVGGGFVVDEQAAGADRVVADATVVPHPFRSGAELLAICRREGLSIAEVMLANERAWRPDEQTREALLRIWAVMQECVENGCTRPEPTLPGGLKVRRRAPALRARLQELEAAAAAAPGRVDDPLRAMEWVNLFALAVNEENASGGRIVTAPTNGAAGIIPAVLHYWARFVPGADDDGVVRFLLTAGAIGILIKENASISGAEVGCQGEVGSACSMAAAGLCAVLGGTPEQVENAAEVGIEHNLGLTCDPVGGLVQIPCIERNAIASVKAVNAARLALQGDGEHKVSLDQAVKTMRETGKDMKIKYKETSRGGLAVNVVEC, encoded by the coding sequence ATGGCCCTCAGCGTCCTCGACCTGTTCTCCGTCGGCATCGGGCCCTCCTCCTCCCACACGGTGGGCCCGATGCGGGCGGCCCGGCGCTTCGCCGAGGGCCTGCGGGCCGACGGCCTGCTGGATCAGGTGGCCCGCGTGCAGTCCGAGCTCTACGGCTCCCTCGGCGCCACCGGGTGGGGCCACGGCTCGGACAAGGCGGTGGTCCTGGGCCTGCTCGGGGAGGACCCCGAGACGGTCGACACGGACACCGCCGACGACACGGTGCGCACCACCGGCGAGCGCGGCGAGCTGCTGCTCGCCGGGGTGCGCCCCGTGCCCTTCGACCGGTCCGGGGACGTGGTGCTGCACCGGCGCAAGTCCCTGCCGGCCCACCCCAACGGGATGACCTTCCGGGCCCTGGGCGCGGACGGGCAGGTGCTGCGCGAGCGCACCTACTACTCCGTGGGCGGCGGGTTCGTGGTGGACGAGCAGGCCGCCGGCGCGGACCGGGTGGTGGCGGACGCCACGGTGGTGCCCCACCCGTTCCGCTCCGGGGCCGAGCTGCTGGCGATCTGCCGCCGGGAGGGGCTGAGCATCGCCGAGGTGATGCTCGCCAACGAGCGGGCCTGGCGCCCCGACGAGCAGACGCGCGAGGCGCTGCTGCGGATCTGGGCCGTGATGCAGGAGTGCGTGGAGAACGGCTGCACCCGCCCGGAGCCCACGCTGCCCGGCGGGCTGAAGGTCCGCCGCCGGGCCCCCGCGCTGCGCGCCCGGCTGCAGGAGCTCGAGGCGGCCGCCGCCGCGGCGCCGGGGCGGGTCGACGACCCGCTGCGGGCCATGGAGTGGGTCAACCTCTTCGCGCTGGCGGTCAACGAGGAGAACGCCTCCGGCGGGCGGATCGTGACGGCCCCCACGAACGGGGCCGCCGGGATCATCCCGGCCGTGCTGCACTACTGGGCGCGCTTCGTCCCCGGGGCCGACGACGACGGCGTGGTGCGGTTCCTGCTTACCGCCGGCGCCATCGGCATCCTCATCAAGGAGAACGCCTCGATCTCCGGGGCCGAGGTCGGCTGCCAGGGCGAGGTCGGCTCGGCCTGCTCGATGGCCGCCGCCGGGCTGTGCGCGGTCCTGGGCGGGACCCCCGAGCAGGTCGAGAACGCCGCCGAGGTCGGCATCGAGCACAACCTCGGGCTGACCTGCGACCCGGTGGGCGGGCTCGTGCAGATCCCGTGCATCGAGCGCAACGCCATCGCCTCCGTCAAGGCCGTCAACGCCGCACGGCTGGCCCTGCAGGGCGACGGCGAGCACAAGGTCTCCCTCGACCAGGCCGTGAAGACCATGCGGGAGACCGGCAAGGACATGAAGATCAAGTACAAGGAGACCTCTCGTGGTGGACTCGCCGTCAACGTCGTCGAATGCTGA
- a CDS encoding sarcosine oxidase subunit alpha family protein — protein sequence MTTQPQRLSAERSPAHGIDRSATVRFSIDGQELTGHPGDTLASALLAAGRVSCADSMYLGRPRGIMAAGVEEPNALVKVAARTSADVDESMLPAPAVELTDGLSATWLRGMGQLDPREDRAVYDHKHVHTDVLVVGTGPAGLAAAREAARSGARVLVMDEQPVAGGSLLAGRDQRIDGEDAVAWTRTVVAELEDAPEVTVLARTTAIGSYDSNYVVAVQRRTDHLGGAPAEGVSRERIWHVRARQLVLATGAHERPIVFENNDRPGIMLAGAVRAYLNRWGVAAGSEVVVATTNDSAYDVVADLAAAGVGVAAVVDSRPRLEGRAAELAAAAGVRVLTGSAVVDTLGEGAGGRVSGVVVAPLDDDGQPAGPAETLPADLLAVSGGWTPVVHLHSQRQGKLIWDERLAAFVPAAPVAGQHTAGSVNGTTDLSWCLTEGALAGAEAARRAGFQVQPSAPEAESVESAPVRPLWLVPAREGEPAEWRNSFVDLQRDQTVADVLRSVGAGMRSVEHVKRYTSISTANDQGKTSGVNAIGVIAAALNTQDVGGIGTTTYRAPYTPVAFAALAGRQRGELFAPARRTPMHEWHEAHGALFEDVGEWKRPWYYPQPGEDMDAAVLRECAAARESVGFMDATTLGKIEIRGKDAGEFLNRVYTNAFKKLKPGMGRYGVMCTPDGMVFDDGVTLRLDEDRYLMTTTTGGAAKVLEWLEEWSQTEWPELDVVMTSVTEQWATIAVVGPRSRDVVAELAPDLDVSQDAFPFMAFRETVLASGVPARICRISFSGELAFEINVAGWYGLRTWEDVAAAGEKFGITPYGTETMHVLRAEKAFPIVGQDTDGTVTPQDLGMEWVVSKTKDFIGKRSYSRPSATSEDRKQLVAVLPADPQFRLPEGAQLITAGTPVTPEEGPVPMEGHVTSSYRSAALGRTFGLALVKNGRNRIGETLQAPLDGQLVDVVLAEPVLYDPEGNRRDG from the coding sequence ATGACCACCCAGCCCCAGCGCCTGTCCGCGGAGCGCAGCCCCGCCCACGGCATCGACCGCTCGGCCACCGTGCGCTTCAGCATCGACGGCCAGGAGCTCACCGGCCACCCCGGTGACACCCTCGCCTCGGCCCTGCTGGCCGCCGGCCGGGTCTCCTGCGCCGACTCGATGTACCTCGGCCGCCCGCGCGGGATCATGGCCGCCGGCGTCGAGGAGCCCAACGCCCTCGTGAAGGTCGCCGCCCGCACCTCCGCCGACGTCGACGAGTCGATGCTGCCGGCCCCGGCCGTGGAGCTCACCGACGGCCTGTCCGCCACGTGGCTGCGCGGCATGGGCCAGCTCGACCCCCGGGAGGACCGGGCCGTCTACGACCACAAGCACGTGCACACCGACGTGCTCGTCGTCGGCACCGGGCCCGCCGGCCTGGCCGCCGCCCGCGAGGCCGCCCGCTCCGGGGCCCGCGTGCTGGTGATGGACGAGCAGCCCGTGGCCGGCGGGTCCCTGCTCGCCGGCCGCGACCAGCGCATCGACGGCGAGGACGCCGTCGCGTGGACCCGGACGGTCGTCGCCGAGCTCGAGGACGCCCCCGAGGTCACCGTCCTGGCCCGCACCACGGCGATCGGCAGCTACGACAGCAACTACGTCGTGGCCGTCCAGCGGCGCACCGACCACCTCGGCGGCGCCCCCGCCGAGGGCGTCTCCCGCGAGCGGATCTGGCACGTGCGCGCCCGCCAGCTCGTGCTGGCCACCGGCGCCCACGAGCGCCCGATCGTGTTCGAGAACAACGACCGGCCGGGGATCATGCTCGCCGGGGCCGTGCGCGCCTACCTCAACCGCTGGGGCGTGGCCGCCGGGTCCGAGGTCGTCGTGGCCACCACCAACGACTCGGCCTACGACGTGGTCGCCGACCTCGCCGCCGCCGGGGTGGGCGTGGCCGCCGTGGTCGACTCCCGGCCGCGGCTCGAGGGTCGGGCGGCCGAGCTCGCCGCCGCGGCCGGGGTGCGGGTGCTCACCGGCAGCGCCGTGGTCGACACCCTCGGCGAGGGCGCGGGGGGCCGCGTCAGCGGCGTCGTCGTCGCCCCGCTCGACGACGACGGGCAGCCCGCCGGCCCCGCCGAGACGCTGCCGGCCGACCTGCTGGCCGTCTCCGGCGGGTGGACCCCCGTGGTGCACCTGCACAGCCAGCGGCAGGGCAAGCTGATCTGGGACGAGCGCCTCGCCGCGTTCGTGCCCGCCGCCCCGGTGGCCGGCCAGCACACCGCCGGGTCGGTCAACGGCACCACGGACCTGTCCTGGTGCCTCACCGAGGGTGCGCTCGCCGGCGCCGAGGCCGCCCGCCGGGCCGGCTTCCAGGTCCAGCCCTCCGCCCCCGAGGCGGAGAGCGTCGAGTCCGCCCCGGTGCGGCCCCTGTGGCTCGTGCCCGCCCGCGAGGGCGAGCCGGCCGAGTGGCGGAACTCCTTCGTGGACCTGCAGCGCGACCAGACCGTGGCCGACGTGCTGCGCTCGGTCGGGGCGGGGATGCGCTCGGTGGAGCACGTCAAGCGCTACACCTCGATCTCCACGGCCAACGACCAGGGCAAGACCTCGGGGGTCAACGCCATCGGCGTGATCGCCGCGGCGCTGAACACCCAGGACGTCGGCGGGATCGGCACCACCACCTACCGCGCCCCCTACACCCCGGTGGCCTTCGCCGCCCTCGCGGGCCGGCAGCGCGGGGAGCTGTTCGCCCCCGCCCGCCGCACCCCGATGCACGAGTGGCACGAGGCGCACGGGGCGCTGTTCGAGGACGTCGGGGAGTGGAAGCGCCCCTGGTACTACCCGCAGCCGGGCGAGGACATGGACGCGGCCGTGCTGCGCGAGTGCGCCGCGGCGCGCGAGTCGGTGGGCTTCATGGACGCGACCACCCTCGGCAAGATCGAGATCCGGGGCAAGGACGCCGGCGAGTTCCTCAACCGCGTCTACACCAACGCGTTCAAGAAGCTCAAGCCCGGCATGGGCCGCTACGGCGTGATGTGCACGCCCGACGGCATGGTCTTCGACGACGGCGTGACCCTGCGCCTGGACGAGGACCGGTACCTGATGACCACCACCACGGGCGGGGCCGCCAAGGTCCTCGAGTGGCTCGAGGAGTGGTCCCAGACCGAGTGGCCCGAGCTGGACGTGGTCATGACCTCCGTGACCGAGCAGTGGGCGACCATCGCCGTCGTCGGCCCGAGGTCCCGGGACGTCGTCGCGGAGCTGGCCCCGGACCTGGACGTCTCCCAGGACGCCTTCCCGTTCATGGCCTTCCGCGAGACCGTGCTGGCCTCCGGGGTCCCCGCGCGGATCTGCCGGATCTCCTTCTCCGGGGAGCTGGCCTTCGAGATCAACGTGGCCGGCTGGTACGGGCTGCGCACCTGGGAGGACGTCGCCGCCGCCGGCGAGAAGTTCGGCATCACCCCGTACGGCACGGAGACGATGCACGTGCTGCGCGCCGAGAAGGCCTTCCCGATCGTCGGGCAGGACACGGACGGCACCGTCACCCCGCAGGACCTCGGCATGGAGTGGGTGGTGTCCAAGACCAAGGACTTCATCGGCAAGCGCTCCTACTCCCGGCCCTCCGCGACCAGCGAGGACCGCAAGCAGCTCGTGGCGGTCCTGCCGGCCGACCCGCAGTTCCGGCTGCCGGAGGGCGCCCAGCTGATCACCGCGGGCACCCCCGTCACCCCGGAGGAGGGGCCCGTGCCGATGGAGGGCCACGTGACCTCCAGCTACCGCAGCGCCGCCCTGGGCCGGACCTTCGGCCTGGCCCTGGTGAAGAACGGCCGCAACCGCATCGGCGAGACGCTCCAGGCCCCGCTCGACGGGCAGCTGGTCGACGTCGTCCTCGCCGAACCCGTCCTCTACGACCCCGAAGGGAACCGCCGAGATGGCTGA
- the glyA gene encoding serine hydroxymethyltransferase: MTVHEESPLYQLLAESDPEIAAAVDAELRRQQSTLEMIASENFAPSAVMEAQGSVLTNKYAEGYPGRRYYGGCEHVDVVEQLAIDRLKALFGAEHANVQPHSGAQANAAAMFALLDPGDTILGLDLAHGGHLTHGMKLNYSGKLYRVVAYGVSPEDHRIDMAEVERLALEHRPRMIVAGWSAYTRQLDFAEFRRIADAVGAYLMVDMAHFAGLVAAGLHPNPVPHAHVVTSTTHKTLGGPRGGVILTTQELAKKINSAVFPGQQGGPLEHVIAAKAVAFKHAAGEEFRDRQRRTLEGARLLAERLLAPDVLAAGIDLVSGGTDVHLVLVDLRDSELDGKQAEDRLHSIGITVNRNAVPFDPRPPMVSSGLRIGTPALATRGFGPEEFAEVADIIAEALVREPEPAHTERLRERVTALTERFPLYPNLSAPVLNGAL; encoded by the coding sequence ATGACCGTGCACGAGGAGTCCCCTCTGTACCAGCTGCTGGCCGAGAGCGATCCCGAGATCGCCGCCGCCGTCGACGCCGAGCTGCGCCGCCAGCAGTCCACGCTCGAGATGATCGCCTCCGAGAACTTCGCCCCGAGCGCGGTCATGGAGGCCCAGGGCTCCGTGCTGACCAACAAGTACGCGGAGGGCTACCCCGGCCGGCGCTACTACGGCGGCTGCGAGCACGTCGACGTGGTCGAGCAGCTCGCGATCGACCGCCTCAAGGCGCTCTTCGGCGCCGAGCACGCCAACGTCCAGCCCCACTCCGGGGCCCAGGCCAACGCCGCCGCGATGTTCGCGCTGCTGGACCCGGGGGACACGATCCTCGGCCTGGACCTCGCCCACGGCGGGCACCTCACCCACGGCATGAAGCTCAACTACTCCGGCAAGCTCTACCGCGTGGTGGCCTACGGCGTCTCCCCGGAGGACCACCGGATCGACATGGCCGAGGTGGAGCGCCTCGCCCTGGAGCACCGGCCCCGCATGATCGTCGCCGGCTGGTCCGCCTACACCCGTCAGCTGGACTTCGCCGAGTTCCGGCGCATCGCCGACGCGGTGGGGGCCTACCTCATGGTCGACATGGCCCACTTCGCCGGGCTCGTCGCCGCCGGGCTGCACCCGAACCCCGTGCCCCACGCCCACGTGGTGACCTCCACGACCCACAAGACCCTCGGCGGCCCCCGCGGCGGCGTGATCCTCACGACCCAGGAGCTGGCGAAGAAGATCAACTCCGCGGTCTTCCCCGGCCAGCAGGGCGGCCCGCTCGAGCACGTGATCGCCGCCAAGGCCGTGGCCTTCAAGCACGCCGCCGGCGAGGAGTTCCGCGACCGCCAGCGGCGCACCCTGGAGGGCGCCCGCCTGCTCGCCGAGCGCCTGCTCGCCCCGGACGTGCTGGCCGCCGGCATCGACCTGGTCAGCGGCGGCACCGACGTGCACCTGGTCCTCGTGGACCTGCGCGACTCCGAGCTCGACGGCAAGCAGGCCGAGGACCGGCTGCACTCGATCGGGATCACCGTCAACCGCAACGCGGTCCCCTTCGACCCCCGCCCGCCGATGGTCTCCTCCGGGCTGCGCATCGGCACCCCGGCCCTGGCCACCCGCGGCTTCGGGCCCGAGGAGTTCGCCGAGGTCGCCGACATCATCGCCGAGGCCCTCGTGCGCGAGCCCGAGCCGGCGCACACCGAGCGGCTGCGCGAGCGCGTCACCGCCCTGACCGAGCGCTTCCCGCTCTACCCGAACCTGTCCGCCCCCGTCCTGAACGGAGCCCTCTGA
- a CDS encoding sarcosine oxidase subunit delta: MLLIECPYCGPRNETEYHYGGEAHVAYPEDPSALSDKEWAEYLFYRNNPKGLLKERWAHSTGCRRWFNVVRDTATYEIQAVYRMGETAPQNGGVR; the protein is encoded by the coding sequence ATGCTGCTCATCGAGTGCCCCTACTGCGGGCCGCGCAACGAGACCGAGTACCACTACGGCGGCGAGGCACACGTCGCCTACCCCGAGGACCCCTCGGCCCTGTCCGACAAGGAGTGGGCGGAGTACCTCTTCTACCGCAACAACCCCAAGGGCCTGCTCAAGGAGCGCTGGGCGCACAGCACCGGCTGCCGCCGGTGGTTCAACGTCGTGCGCGACACCGCCACCTACGAGATCCAGGCCGTCTACCGGATGGGCGAGACCGCCCCGCAGAACGGAGGTGTCCGATGA
- a CDS encoding GntR family transcriptional regulator: protein MLLQHDDTTEGGRSLADQAFLRLQDRLILLDIPPGSPLNEARLSEEMGVGRTPLREALKRLESEHLVVTYPRRGTFATTVDITALSEISQVREVLEPLAARLAAERHGGAARERLLRLRDQLEQPAAEEREDTLRWDVAIHRAVYAAAGNAHLETTLTRYGNLATRIWCVAADRIPQLQEHIAVHTALLTAVLEGRDEEAATIMLEHIRDFEEQVRKVL, encoded by the coding sequence ATGCTGCTGCAGCACGACGACACCACGGAGGGCGGACGGTCCCTGGCCGACCAGGCCTTCCTCCGGCTGCAGGACCGGCTGATCCTGCTCGACATCCCACCGGGCAGCCCGCTCAACGAGGCCCGCCTCAGCGAGGAGATGGGCGTGGGGCGCACCCCCCTGCGCGAGGCCCTCAAGCGCCTGGAGTCGGAGCACCTCGTGGTCACCTACCCCCGCCGGGGAACCTTCGCGACCACCGTGGACATCACCGCCCTGTCCGAGATCTCGCAGGTGCGCGAGGTCCTGGAGCCCCTGGCCGCCCGCCTGGCCGCCGAGCGGCACGGGGGCGCCGCCCGCGAGCGCCTGCTGCGGCTGCGGGACCAGCTCGAGCAGCCGGCGGCGGAGGAGCGCGAGGACACGCTGCGCTGGGACGTGGCCATCCACCGCGCCGTCTACGCCGCCGCGGGCAACGCCCACCTGGAGACGACCCTGACCCGCTACGGCAACCTGGCCACCCGCATCTGGTGCGTGGCCGCCGACCGGATCCCGCAGCTGCAGGAGCACATCGCGGTGCACACCGCCCTGCTCACCGCGGTGCTCGAGGGACGCGACGAGGAGGCCGCCACGATCATGCTCGAGCACATCCGCGACTTCGAGGAGCAGGTGCGCAAGGTCCTCTGA
- the purU gene encoding formyltetrahydrofolate deformylase: MLTAPATTELVLTLDCPERPGIVHAVSGVLLEHGCTIVELTQFDDRRFGHFFMRVHVASATGEGLDADALRADLTPVAERFGMRWELNEHGAKRRVLVMVSKFGHCLNDLLFRARTGELPVDIVAVVSNHRDHQRLVEWHGIPFFHVPVTPDTKPRAESRLLELVDRFEVDLVVLARYMQVLSDSLATRMEGRVINIHHSFLPSFKGAKPYHQAYERGVKTVGATAHYVNAELDEGPIIAQQVVEVDHTYGPEDLVAAGRDTECKALSNAVKWHCEGRVILHGNRTVVLR; encoded by the coding sequence GTGCTGACCGCGCCGGCCACCACCGAGCTGGTCCTGACCCTGGACTGCCCCGAGCGGCCGGGGATCGTGCACGCCGTCAGCGGCGTGCTGCTCGAGCACGGCTGCACGATCGTGGAGCTGACCCAGTTCGACGACCGCCGCTTCGGGCACTTCTTCATGCGCGTGCACGTGGCCTCGGCCACCGGGGAGGGCCTCGACGCCGACGCCCTGCGCGCCGACCTCACCCCGGTGGCCGAGCGCTTCGGGATGCGCTGGGAGCTCAACGAGCACGGGGCCAAGCGGCGCGTGCTCGTGATGGTCTCCAAGTTCGGCCACTGCCTCAACGACCTGCTCTTCCGCGCCCGCACCGGGGAGCTGCCGGTGGACATCGTCGCGGTGGTCTCGAACCACCGCGACCACCAGCGCCTCGTGGAGTGGCACGGCATCCCGTTCTTCCACGTGCCCGTCACCCCGGACACCAAGCCCCGGGCCGAGTCCCGGCTGCTGGAGCTCGTGGACCGCTTCGAGGTGGACCTCGTGGTCCTGGCCCGGTACATGCAGGTGCTCAGCGACTCGCTGGCCACCCGGATGGAGGGACGGGTGATCAACATCCACCACTCGTTCCTGCCGTCCTTCAAGGGCGCCAAGCCCTACCACCAGGCCTACGAGCGCGGGGTGAAGACCGTGGGCGCCACGGCCCACTACGTCAACGCCGAGCTGGACGAGGGGCCGATCATCGCCCAGCAGGTCGTGGAGGTGGACCACACCTACGGACCCGAGGACCTCGTGGCCGCCGGCCGGGACACCGAGTGCAAGGCGCTGTCCAACGCGGTGAAGTGGCACTGCGAGGGCCGGGTGATCCTGCACGGCAACCGCACGGTCGTCCTGCGCTGA
- a CDS encoding sarcosine oxidase subunit gamma, translated as MAEQLMTDDATDLTTLRRSPLAHLAGAMAERTVTGERGVALREVPFLTMVGLRLVPGTDSASTVTDLTGLPLPGGHGEVTGDPAATAVLWLGPDEFLLVGPDETVVPAGLTGGAEREPGALPSLSTAPAAVRLSEALAGAGVPGQVVDLSANRTTLELSGPSAREVLEKGCPMDLHPRAFAAGTAVATTLGPVQVLLWRTGEQEWRVLPRASFADYTARWLLDAMTEFAAPQVP; from the coding sequence ATGGCTGAGCAGCTGATGACCGACGACGCCACCGACCTCACGACCCTGCGCCGCAGCCCGCTGGCCCACCTGGCCGGGGCGATGGCGGAGCGGACCGTGACGGGCGAGCGGGGCGTGGCCCTGCGCGAGGTGCCGTTCCTGACGATGGTGGGGCTGCGGCTCGTGCCCGGCACGGACTCCGCCTCGACCGTCACGGACCTGACCGGCCTGCCCCTGCCGGGCGGCCACGGGGAGGTCACCGGCGACCCGGCGGCCACCGCCGTGCTGTGGCTGGGCCCGGACGAGTTCCTGCTCGTGGGCCCCGACGAGACGGTCGTGCCCGCAGGGCTCACCGGGGGCGCCGAGCGCGAGCCCGGGGCCCTGCCGAGCCTGTCCACCGCCCCGGCGGCCGTGCGCCTGTCCGAGGCGCTGGCCGGGGCCGGGGTGCCGGGGCAGGTCGTGGACCTCTCCGCCAACCGCACCACGCTCGAGCTCTCGGGCCCCTCGGCGCGGGAGGTCCTCGAGAAGGGCTGCCCGATGGACCTGCACCCGCGGGCCTTCGCGGCCGGCACCGCCGTGGCCACGACCCTGGGCCCGGTCCAGGTCCTGCTGTGGCGCACCGGGGAGCAGGAGTGGCGGGTTCTGCCGCGCGCCTCCTTCGCGGACTACACGGCCCGCTGGCTGCTGGACGCCATGACCGAGTTCGCGGCTCCCCAGGTGCCCTGA
- a CDS encoding sarcosine oxidase subunit beta family protein, whose translation MADLLPEHPDFLWHNPDPKPSYDAVIVGGGGHGLATAYYLAKNHGMTNIAVLERGWLAGGNMARNTTIIRSNYLWDESAGIYEHSLKLWEQMEDELDYNVFFSQRGVMNLAHTLQDVRESVRRVNANRLNGVDAEWIDPQQVKELCPIINIGDDIRYPVMGATYQPRAGIAKHDWVAWAYARACDRMGVDIIQNCEVTGFVKDGERVVAVETSRGTIRTGKVGLAAAGHSSVLAELAGFRLPIQSHPLQALVSELHEMVHPTVVMSNHVHVYVSQAHKGELVMGAGVDAYNGYGQRGSFHVIEQQMAAAVELFPIFARAHVLRTWGGIVDVTLDASPVVSKTPVDQMYVNCGWGTGGFKGTPGAGYTFAHTIATDEPHPLNAPFSLERFETGILIDEHGAAAVAH comes from the coding sequence ATGGCCGACCTCCTGCCGGAGCACCCGGACTTCCTGTGGCACAACCCCGACCCCAAGCCCTCCTACGACGCCGTGATCGTCGGCGGCGGCGGGCACGGGCTGGCCACCGCCTACTACCTGGCCAAGAACCACGGCATGACCAACATCGCCGTGCTCGAGCGCGGCTGGCTCGCCGGCGGCAACATGGCCCGCAACACCACGATCATCCGCTCCAACTACCTGTGGGACGAGTCCGCCGGGATCTACGAGCACTCCCTGAAGCTGTGGGAGCAGATGGAGGACGAGCTCGACTACAACGTCTTCTTCTCCCAGCGCGGCGTGATGAACCTGGCGCACACCCTCCAGGACGTGCGCGAGAGCGTGCGCCGGGTCAACGCCAACCGCCTCAACGGCGTGGACGCCGAGTGGATCGACCCGCAGCAGGTCAAGGAGCTGTGCCCGATCATCAACATCGGGGACGACATCCGCTACCCGGTGATGGGCGCGACCTACCAGCCGCGCGCCGGCATCGCCAAGCACGACTGGGTCGCCTGGGCCTACGCCCGGGCCTGCGACCGGATGGGCGTGGACATCATCCAGAACTGCGAGGTCACCGGGTTCGTCAAGGACGGCGAGCGCGTGGTCGCCGTGGAGACCTCCCGCGGGACGATCCGCACGGGCAAGGTCGGCCTCGCCGCCGCCGGGCACTCCTCGGTGCTCGCCGAGCTCGCCGGGTTCCGCCTGCCCATCCAGTCCCACCCGCTGCAGGCCCTGGTCTCGGAGCTGCACGAGATGGTCCACCCGACCGTGGTGATGTCCAACCACGTGCACGTCTACGTCTCCCAGGCGCACAAGGGCGAGCTCGTGATGGGCGCCGGCGTGGACGCCTACAACGGCTACGGCCAGCGCGGGTCCTTCCACGTGATCGAGCAGCAGATGGCCGCCGCCGTCGAGCTGTTCCCGATCTTCGCCCGGGCCCACGTCCTGCGCACCTGGGGCGGGATCGTCGACGTCACCCTCGACGCCTCCCCGGTGGTCTCCAAGACCCCGGTGGACCAGATGTACGTCAACTGCGGCTGGGGCACCGGCGGCTTCAAGGGCACGCCCGGGGCCGGGTACACCTTCGCCCACACCATCGCCACCGACGAGCCGCACCCGCTCAACGCCCCCTTCAGCCTCGAGCGGTTCGAGACGGGCATCCTCATCGACGAGCACGGCGCCGCCGCCGTGGCGCACTAG
- a CDS encoding MFS transporter encodes MSHSSDAAAAAAQAVPASPPAPGAPDPSVRRRVVTASFIGNFVEWFDYAIYGYLAATIAVVFFPESDPQTALLATFALFAISFFVRPLGGFVWGHLGDKLGRRTALSLSILIMSVSTFCIALIPGYATIGIFAPVLLLVVRIVQGFSAAGEYAGASAFLVEYAPANRRGLYAAVVPASTATGLLFGSLFVAGLTALLSDDQLNSWGWRIPFLLAAPMGLIGRYIRTKLEDTPAFQELAEEDEVIQAPVRDMFRNHWGALLRAVGAVLLNAVGFYVLLSYMPTYLSEEIGLGKTESFLATSLALLSYVGFIFLTGLASDRFGRKRMLMAASVSFVVLTVPAFMVLESGTFLAVLAVQVLLGAMLTLNDGTLPSFLAELFPTRIRYTGFAVSFNLANAVFGGTAPFMATLLISAFATNLAPAWYLMAAAAVSFVAVALSRETGGKPLEH; translated from the coding sequence ATGTCACACTCCTCCGACGCCGCCGCCGCTGCGGCCCAGGCCGTGCCGGCGAGCCCGCCGGCCCCGGGCGCCCCGGACCCCTCGGTCCGCCGCCGCGTGGTGACCGCGAGCTTCATCGGCAACTTCGTCGAGTGGTTCGACTACGCGATCTACGGGTACCTGGCCGCGACCATCGCGGTGGTCTTCTTCCCGGAGTCGGACCCGCAGACGGCCCTGCTGGCGACCTTCGCCCTGTTCGCGATCTCGTTCTTCGTCCGCCCGCTCGGCGGTTTCGTCTGGGGGCACCTGGGCGACAAGCTCGGCCGGCGCACCGCGCTGTCCCTGTCGATCCTCATCATGTCCGTCTCCACGTTCTGCATCGCCCTCATCCCGGGCTACGCGACCATCGGGATCTTCGCGCCGGTGCTGCTGCTCGTGGTGCGCATCGTGCAGGGCTTCTCCGCGGCCGGCGAGTACGCCGGGGCCTCGGCGTTCCTCGTCGAGTACGCCCCCGCCAACCGCCGCGGCCTCTACGCCGCCGTGGTCCCGGCCTCCACGGCCACCGGTCTGCTCTTCGGCTCCCTGTTCGTGGCCGGGCTGACCGCGCTGCTCTCCGACGACCAGCTCAACAGCTGGGGCTGGCGCATCCCCTTCCTGCTCGCGGCGCCCATGGGCCTGATCGGCCGCTACATCCGCACGAAGCTCGAGGACACCCCCGCGTTCCAGGAGCTCGCCGAGGAGGACGAGGTCATCCAGGCCCCGGTCCGGGACATGTTCCGCAACCACTGGGGCGCCCTGCTGCGCGCGGTCGGCGCGGTGCTGCTCAACGCCGTGGGCTTCTACGTGTTGCTGAGCTACATGCCGACCTACCTCTCCGAGGAGATCGGGCTCGGGAAGACCGAGTCGTTCCTGGCCACCTCGCTGGCGCTGCTGTCCTACGTGGGCTTCATCTTCCTCACCGGCCTGGCCTCGGACCGCTTCGGCCGCAAGCGGATGCTCATGGCGGCGTCCGTGAGCTTCGTCGTGCTGACCGTGCCGGCGTTCATGGTCCTGGAGTCCGGGACGTTCCTGGCCGTGCTGGCCGTCCAGGTGCTGCTGGGGGCGATGCTGACCCTCAACGACGGCACGCTGCCGAGCTTCCTGGCCGAGCTGTTCCCGACCCGCATCCGCTACACCGGCTTCGCCGTGAGCTTCAACCTCGCCAACGCCGTCTTCGGCGGCACCGCACCCTTCATGGCCACGCTGCTGATCTCCGCCTTCGCCACCAACCTCGCCCCGGCCTGGTACCTGATGGCCGCCGCGGCCGTGTCCTTCGTCGCCGTCGCCCTCTCCCGGGAGACCGGCGGCAAGCCCCTGGAGCACTGA